The genomic segment ATGGTGCCCACGATTGGAATCCGGGCTTTGCGTGTGATCGAGGTGCCGATGCCTTTCAGCTTTGTTTCCACGAGCGGCGGTTGATCGACGATTCCGTTGATGGCGAACCGAATGGGGGCCGGGCTCGCGATTTGATCGATGTCTTCGAGCGTGATTCGCAGCAGGCTGTCGGGCGGTAACGGAAGTGGCAAAGTCAGTGGTTGGCCGCTTTCGGCTGCGGCGCGGACAACGGAGGGCAGTACCGTCGCACCGTCGGCGACTAGCAGGAACGGAATCGTGAAAGCCATTCGTGAATCGGCCGTCGACATACCCGCGGGCAGTGGGGGCAACGGCACCCGGACTTGTGGTCGCCCTTCCTGCGATTTCAGGACGATGAAGGCCGAGGCCAGTCCCGCGTCGCTTGTTCCCAGTTCGATTTCCCAACGATCAGCCCCGGCGTCGCCTTCCAATCGGGCTCGCTGCAACGGCTTGTTCGCCACGACTTCCATCAGCAGATCCGTCTGCAGCGGCAGCGAAATCTGTGAACCTTTCAATTCGTTCGGCGTGCGGACGAACTGTCCGTTCTCGAGCAGATTGAGGTCGGTGTATGCGGGGTATAGGCTATGCAGGATGACCTGTTTCACTTCCGGCGGCGGAACAACCTCGACGGTATACGGCGCGCTGTGTGTGTAGTCACCGCCCGAGACCCAGAGTCTGGTATCTTCGATCAGTCCCACGATCGTATGCCGGAAGGCGTGGTCGGTGGACGGCGTCAGATAGATCTGTGTCAGCCCACGGCCCATCCGCGTGTCGAGTCGAATTCGATCGGGCGGCGTCTTTCCTTCCGGGACTTCGATGACCAGCGACAGGTCGCCACCTTTGGGGTGGCGGTACCGTCCGTCGACAAATTCTCGCACCCGGTCGCCGGGCTGAACGATCACTTTCAGGACCAGGTTTGTCTCGCGCGGCCAGTACCCATCACGCAGGCTAAGATACCCGGCGACCCAGCGTTCCATCGCGGACGAATCGACGACCATCAGGCCCAGGATCGAAGCGACGAGTCCCACGGCGACGATGGCCGCGCGTCGAAGTGGTCGATGGTTAAAGACGGATCCCAGATCAAGTTGTCGAGCAGTGTGCGCCACGTCGGTTAGCGTTCGCTGCAGCATCGCGGCCGTAACGGGGGAATGTGTTTCCACCAGACCTTCGGACGCTTCGACGGCGGTGATCAGCCGGTCGTCGAGCTCTGGGAAGCGTCGTTCGAGAATCAGCGCCAGCGCCTTGGTGCGAAAACTGCGGAACAGCCGCAAGGCAATCCACGAGAAGGCTCCGGCCGCGACCAGTCCGATGCCAGTGATAAGCACCGTCGCGCGAAACCAACGCGGCAGTTCAAGATGACTTAGGTGAAAATAGGCCCAGTCGAAGGCAAAACTGAGCCAGAAGATCGTTCCGAGCACGACAACGACCAGTGCCAGGCCCTCCCACAAGACGTACATGCGGATCCGTGAACGTAGATCGTTCAGCAGTGTTTTGGTTTCGATCGGCAGTGAATTGGGGTTCGTCATGGGTTCGATACCGGTCAGGCCAGCTTCAACAATTTTCTCGTGAGCCACTCGGCGGACAGCAGGATGACCATCAGGTACATCACCCAGTCTCGATCCCACAACGTTCTGAGACGCTCGGGCACGTAGAACTGTTCCCCTCGATCGGGCAATAATCCCGAAAGTTCTTCGGCGGCGTTTGCCAGCGTCAGATACTGCCCTCCCGTATCACGGACCAGATCCGTTAACAGTCTGACATTCTGGCGGATGTTTTCATCCTCTAATTTGGGCAGGGCGACCACAATTTCGTCGGTCACCTGCTCACGTGAATCCGGCAGGTTCAGTTCCAGTTTATAGGTGCCGGGCAGGCTGACGCGAAAATCGCCGACGAAGATTC from the Schlesneria paludicola DSM 18645 genome contains:
- a CDS encoding AI-2E family transporter, encoding MTNPNSLPIETKTLLNDLRSRIRMYVLWEGLALVVVVLGTIFWLSFAFDWAYFHLSHLELPRWFRATVLITGIGLVAAGAFSWIALRLFRSFRTKALALILERRFPELDDRLITAVEASEGLVETHSPVTAAMLQRTLTDVAHTARQLDLGSVFNHRPLRRAAIVAVGLVASILGLMVVDSSAMERWVAGYLSLRDGYWPRETNLVLKVIVQPGDRVREFVDGRYRHPKGGDLSLVIEVPEGKTPPDRIRLDTRMGRGLTQIYLTPSTDHAFRHTIVGLIEDTRLWVSGGDYTHSAPYTVEVVPPPEVKQVILHSLYPAYTDLNLLENGQFVRTPNELKGSQISLPLQTDLLMEVVANKPLQRARLEGDAGADRWEIELGTSDAGLASAFIVLKSQEGRPQVRVPLPPLPAGMSTADSRMAFTIPFLLVADGATVLPSVVRAAAESGQPLTLPLPLPPDSLLRITLEDIDQIASPAPIRFAINGIVDQPPLVETKLKGIGTSITRKARIPIVGTITDDYGIASAQFDFRVDDASAWQPRLLAAPPEGEPREFTLQRSESEAFERFDVQPLDLSIKQRLTLTVAAIDDCAVPGPSPTGVPTTTAPHETAATPPTTAHRTQGLKYIFTIIPEEELLSMLYGRELGLRKRVEQIVVETKESLKDLQTQHDKLPEWSRLKSSNVSPDDDRLKAILQGLNAAADRSLHGIRKSAVENAGVELAFGEIREELINNAADTPAMLERLDVRILGPLNAINTKNFPGVDGALGLFKLALDKNTDPVGVLETSIAEMTTLIQNLERVLGEMQELARFDSVLEDLKKTIKAEMDLLEETKRKRKEKAIRALE